One stretch of Thermus filiformis DNA includes these proteins:
- a CDS encoding DUF302 domain-containing protein produces the protein METAIAYRVKGRLEEVRARLVEALKEEGFGVLSEIPISEVLRARAGVEMEPYLVLGACNPQLARRALEADRRAGVLLPCNLVLRQVEEEVEVLLQNPLAFFPLLPDLPEGVAREALDRLQRAVGRLEG, from the coding sequence GTGGAGACGGCGATCGCGTATCGGGTGAAGGGAAGGCTCGAGGAGGTCAGGGCCCGGCTGGTGGAGGCCCTGAAGGAGGAGGGGTTCGGCGTCCTGAGCGAGATCCCCATCTCCGAGGTCCTGAGGGCCCGGGCCGGGGTGGAGATGGAGCCCTACCTGGTCCTGGGGGCCTGCAACCCCCAGCTGGCCCGGAGGGCCCTGGAGGCGGACCGGAGGGCGGGGGTCCTCCTCCCCTGTAACCTGGTCCTCCGGCAGGTGGAGGAGGAGGTGGAGGTCCTGCTGCAAAACCCCCTGGCCTTCTTCCCCCTCCTCCCGGACCTGCCGGAAGGGGTGGCCCGGGAGGCCCTGGACCGGCTGCAGCGGGCGGTGGGTAGACTGGAGGGGTGA
- a CDS encoding sulfite exporter TauE/SafE family protein, with amino-acid sequence MMLAWLGALAIGLSLGLLGSGGSILTVPVLVYLLGEHPKLAIAESLLIVGGISLLGALPYALRGLVNWRSVLFFGLPGMAGTYLGAWLSRFFSGEVQLLVFAGVMLLAALFMARPPALKPQPGKRALWKVALEGTLVGALTGFVGVGGGFLIVPALVLLGGLPMHLAVGTSLFIIALKSFVGFYKYATLLPHYGLSVNWGLVLLFTLVGVLGGLLGGRLSLLVSQVRLRQGFALFLVVMGAYILVQNL; translated from the coding sequence CTGATGCTGGCCTGGCTGGGCGCGCTCGCCATCGGCCTATCCCTGGGGCTTCTGGGCTCGGGGGGGTCCATCCTCACCGTGCCCGTCTTGGTCTACCTCCTGGGGGAGCACCCCAAGCTCGCCATCGCGGAAAGCCTCCTCATCGTGGGGGGGATAAGCCTTCTGGGGGCGCTCCCCTACGCCCTGAGGGGCCTCGTGAACTGGCGGAGCGTCCTCTTCTTCGGCCTGCCGGGGATGGCGGGGACCTACCTCGGGGCCTGGCTTTCCCGCTTCTTCTCGGGAGAGGTCCAGCTTCTGGTCTTCGCGGGGGTGATGCTCCTCGCAGCCCTCTTTATGGCCCGCCCGCCGGCCCTGAAGCCCCAGCCGGGGAAGCGGGCCCTTTGGAAGGTGGCCCTGGAGGGGACGCTGGTGGGGGCCCTCACGGGGTTCGTGGGGGTGGGAGGCGGGTTCCTCATCGTCCCCGCTTTGGTCCTTTTGGGGGGGCTTCCCATGCACCTGGCGGTGGGGACGAGCCTCTTCATCATCGCCCTCAAGTCCTTCGTGGGCTTTTACAAGTACGCCACCCTCCTCCCCCACTACGGCCTCTCGGTGAACTGGGGCCTCGTCCTCCTCTTCACCCTGGTGGGGGTGCTGGGGGGCCTCCTCGGGGGGAGGCTCTCCCTCCTGGTCTCCCAGGTACGGCTCCGGCAGGGCTTCGCCCTCTTCCTGGTGGTCATGGGGGCGTATATTCTGGTCCAGAACCTGTAG
- a CDS encoding rhodanese-like domain-containing protein, whose translation MPETQVKDLTPEEAHRLYEEGVPFVDVREVEEYAQARIPGARLLPLSEFMARYQELPKDTPVVLYCRTGNRSWQAAAWLAQRGYTQVLNLEGGIVRWYRSGLPVDTTPVEEVYAATPFKEVGPLEARALVEDGAFVVDVREPWEYQGGHVPKAVNIPLSTLPRRLSELPRDRTLLLVCNSGNRSAMAAEYLVAQGFDPEKVVNLEGGTYAWMSAGLEVEG comes from the coding sequence ATGCCCGAAACCCAAGTCAAAGACCTGACCCCAGAGGAGGCCCACCGGCTCTACGAGGAGGGGGTGCCCTTCGTGGACGTGCGGGAGGTGGAGGAGTACGCCCAGGCCCGCATCCCCGGGGCGAGGCTCCTCCCCCTTTCCGAGTTCATGGCCCGCTACCAGGAGCTCCCCAAGGACACCCCCGTGGTCCTCTACTGCCGCACCGGGAACCGCTCCTGGCAGGCTGCGGCCTGGCTGGCCCAGCGGGGGTACACCCAGGTTTTGAACCTGGAGGGGGGGATCGTCCGCTGGTACCGCTCCGGCCTGCCCGTGGACACCACCCCGGTGGAGGAGGTCTACGCCGCCACCCCCTTCAAGGAGGTGGGCCCCCTCGAGGCCCGGGCCCTGGTGGAGGACGGGGCCTTCGTGGTGGACGTGCGCGAGCCCTGGGAGTACCAGGGGGGGCATGTCCCGAAGGCGGTGAACATCCCCCTCTCCACCCTGCCCCGCAGGCTTTCCGAGCTCCCCCGGGACCGGACCCTGCTTCTCGTCTGCAACTCGGGCAACCGTTCCGCCATGGCGGCGGAGTACCTGGTGGCCCAGGGGTTTGACCCCGAGAAGGTGGTGAACCTGGAAGGCGGCACCTACGCCTGGATGAGCGCGGGTCTAGAGGTGGAAGGCTGA
- a CDS encoding MBL fold metallo-hydrolase: protein MVFRQIYEEGLAQMSYFLGCPATGEALVVDPRRDVDVYLELAESLGLRIAAVAETHIHADYLSGARELAAQTGATLYLSDEGDENWKYRGLEGLPHVLVRDGDEFRVGNIRVRVLHTPGHTPEHITFLVADGAVTEEPLLALTGDFLFVGDVGRPDLLEEAAGMRGTAEPGARAMFRSLRRFLALPDHLQIWPGHGAGSACGKALGALPATTLGYERRHAWWAEYLERGDEEGFVRALLQGQPEAPTYFKEMKRMNRDGMPLLGGVPHPGRLTRFQFQKVLAEGAVLVDTRDKFAFAGGHLPGSFNIPAGKNFSTWAGWLLPYDRPLVLLAEPGRVEALTRALVRIGLDQVAGYIPGLEGYAEGELEQVPQVSAEEAKRMWEAGALVLDVRGRDEYLAGHIPGALNIHAGRVVAHLDRLPKDRPILVHCLGGDRSSTAISALLAHGFRNVYNLTGGIKAWTEHGFPVEKGEALVEA from the coding sequence ATGGTGTTCCGGCAGATCTACGAGGAAGGCCTCGCGCAGATGAGCTACTTCCTGGGCTGCCCCGCCACGGGAGAGGCCCTGGTGGTGGACCCCAGGCGGGACGTGGACGTTTACCTGGAGCTGGCGGAAAGCCTGGGCCTCCGCATCGCTGCGGTGGCGGAGACCCACATCCACGCCGACTACCTCTCGGGGGCCCGGGAGCTCGCCGCCCAGACCGGGGCCACCCTGTACCTTTCGGACGAGGGGGACGAGAACTGGAAGTACCGGGGCCTCGAGGGCCTCCCCCACGTCCTGGTGCGGGACGGGGACGAGTTCCGGGTGGGGAACATCCGGGTCCGGGTCCTCCACACCCCCGGCCACACCCCGGAGCACATCACCTTCCTGGTGGCGGACGGCGCGGTAACCGAGGAGCCCCTCCTGGCCCTCACCGGGGACTTCCTCTTCGTGGGGGACGTGGGCCGGCCCGACCTCCTGGAGGAGGCGGCCGGGATGCGGGGCACGGCGGAGCCGGGGGCCAGGGCCATGTTCCGTAGCCTCAGGCGCTTCCTGGCCCTCCCCGACCACCTCCAGATCTGGCCCGGCCACGGGGCGGGCTCCGCCTGCGGCAAGGCGCTGGGGGCACTGCCCGCCACCACCTTGGGGTACGAGCGGCGGCACGCTTGGTGGGCGGAGTACCTGGAGCGGGGCGACGAGGAGGGGTTCGTGCGGGCCCTCCTCCAGGGCCAGCCCGAGGCCCCCACTTACTTCAAGGAGATGAAGCGGATGAACCGGGACGGGATGCCCCTCCTGGGCGGCGTGCCCCACCCGGGCCGCCTCACCCGGTTCCAGTTCCAGAAGGTCCTGGCCGAGGGGGCGGTCCTGGTGGACACCCGGGACAAGTTCGCCTTCGCGGGGGGGCACCTTCCGGGGAGCTTCAACATCCCCGCCGGGAAGAACTTCTCCACCTGGGCGGGCTGGCTCCTCCCCTACGACCGGCCTTTGGTCCTCCTGGCCGAGCCGGGCCGGGTGGAGGCGCTCACCCGGGCCCTGGTCCGCATCGGGCTGGACCAGGTGGCGGGGTACATCCCGGGCCTCGAGGGCTACGCGGAAGGAGAGCTGGAGCAGGTCCCCCAGGTGAGCGCGGAGGAGGCCAAGAGGATGTGGGAGGCGGGGGCTTTGGTCCTGGACGTGCGGGGCCGGGACGAGTACCTGGCGGGCCACATCCCGGGCGCCCTCAACATCCACGCGGGGCGGGTGGTGGCCCATCTGGACCGCCTCCCCAAGGACCGGCCCATCCTGGTCCACTGCTTGGGCGGGGACCGGTCCAGCACCGCCATCAGCGCCCTCCTGGCCCACGGCTTCCGGAACGTGTACAACCTCACCGGGGGGATCAAGGCCTGGACGGAGCACGGCTTCCCCGTGGAAAAAGGCGAGGCCCTGGTGGAGGCCTGA
- the pdo gene encoding protein disulfide oxidoreductase, which yields MALLGPKEQEIVRQRLSDLKRDVEAVLFTDSSTLIAPGKEPCLYCKETKQLMEELAGLSDKLHLVIYDLSTPEGQEKARAMRVEAAPTLILREKGSDRVNLRYRGIPAGYEFASLLEDIEMLGRDGHGLPEETVKFLQGLPEEVVLQVFVTPTCPYCPQAVRTAHRFAYATDKVFGEMVEANEFPALSEKYHIHGVPDTIINHGKARVLGAQPVAAFLEAIKKAVGVQA from the coding sequence ATGGCGCTACTGGGACCGAAGGAGCAGGAGATCGTCCGGCAGAGGCTTTCCGACCTAAAAAGGGACGTGGAGGCGGTGCTTTTCACCGACTCCTCCACCCTGATCGCCCCGGGCAAGGAGCCCTGCCTCTACTGCAAGGAGACGAAGCAGCTCATGGAGGAGCTCGCGGGCCTTTCCGACAAGCTCCACCTGGTGATTTACGACCTCTCCACCCCGGAGGGGCAGGAGAAGGCGCGGGCCATGCGGGTGGAGGCCGCCCCCACCCTGATCCTGCGGGAGAAGGGCTCGGACCGGGTGAACCTCCGCTACCGGGGCATCCCCGCCGGGTACGAGTTCGCGAGCCTCTTGGAGGACATTGAGATGCTGGGCCGGGACGGGCACGGCCTTCCCGAGGAGACGGTGAAGTTCCTCCAGGGCCTCCCCGAGGAGGTCGTCCTCCAGGTTTTCGTCACCCCCACCTGCCCCTACTGCCCGCAGGCGGTGCGCACCGCCCACCGCTTCGCCTACGCCACCGACAAGGTCTTCGGGGAGATGGTGGAGGCCAACGAGTTCCCTGCCCTCTCCGAGAAGTACCACATCCACGGGGTGCCGGACACCATCATCAACCACGGCAAGGCCCGCGTCCTGGGGGCCCAGCCGGTGGCGGCCTTCCTCGAGGCCATCAAGAAGGCGGTGGGCGTCCAGGCATGA
- a CDS encoding rhodanese-like domain-containing protein, producing MSGSRRAFLGALLGLLALLSACGAKGRYQDVGPEDLYAHLSQDVLVVDVRTPGEFAQGHVPGAKNYPVESIDSWWRLLPKDKPVYLYCHSGNRSRRAAEYLKGKGFTNLYNVQGGVLAIERSGYPLVR from the coding sequence ATGAGCGGGAGCCGGCGCGCCTTCCTCGGGGCCCTTTTGGGCCTTTTGGCCCTCCTTTCCGCCTGCGGGGCCAAGGGCCGCTACCAGGACGTGGGCCCCGAGGACCTCTACGCCCACCTCTCGCAGGACGTCCTGGTGGTGGACGTGCGCACCCCGGGGGAGTTCGCCCAGGGCCACGTCCCAGGGGCAAAGAACTACCCGGTGGAGTCCATAGACTCCTGGTGGCGCCTCCTGCCCAAGGACAAGCCGGTCTACCTCTACTGCCACAGCGGCAACCGGAGCCGCCGGGCGGCGGAGTACCTGAAGGGGAAGGGCTTCACCAACCTCTACAACGTCCAGGGGGGCGTGCTGGCCATTGAGCGGTCGGGCTACCCCCTGGTGCGCTGA
- a CDS encoding TlpA family protein disulfide reductase, with product MDAIQIGPVALSWARAQVALALLALVLVAEAYARRHDRRLSAWAWNAVLLGLLAARLAFVLRHAALYAQDPLSVLYVWQGGFDAWAGVAAGGVYTLMALPKNLWRYALLAAAVAGLVYGLVSQRRPQEARLPNLTLERLGGGSVELRAFLGKPLVVNAWATWCPPCRRELPMLLKVAERTPEVRFVFVSQGEAPETVRRFLEAQGLAMEWPLLDPSTRLSEALGVQGLPTTFFFDREGRLVLRHMGELSEALLMDYLRALR from the coding sequence ATGGACGCGATCCAGATCGGCCCCGTAGCCCTCTCCTGGGCCAGGGCGCAGGTGGCCCTGGCCCTCCTGGCCTTGGTCCTTGTGGCGGAGGCCTACGCCCGCCGCCACGACCGGAGGCTTTCCGCCTGGGCCTGGAACGCGGTCCTTTTGGGGCTTTTGGCGGCCCGGCTGGCCTTCGTCCTTCGCCACGCCGCCCTCTACGCCCAGGACCCCCTTTCCGTCCTCTACGTCTGGCAGGGGGGGTTTGACGCCTGGGCCGGGGTGGCGGCCGGGGGGGTGTATACGCTTATGGCTTTACCCAAGAACCTCTGGAGGTACGCGCTTTTGGCCGCGGCGGTGGCGGGCCTCGTCTACGGCCTGGTGAGCCAGAGGCGGCCCCAGGAGGCCCGCCTGCCTAACCTCACCCTGGAGCGGCTGGGGGGAGGGTCGGTGGAGCTTAGGGCCTTTTTAGGCAAGCCCCTGGTGGTGAACGCCTGGGCCACCTGGTGCCCGCCCTGCCGCCGGGAGCTTCCCATGCTTCTGAAGGTGGCGGAGAGGACACCCGAGGTCCGCTTCGTCTTCGTGAGCCAGGGGGAGGCCCCGGAGACGGTGCGCCGCTTTTTGGAGGCGCAGGGCCTGGCCATGGAGTGGCCCCTCCTGGACCCCTCCACCCGGCTCTCCGAGGCCCTGGGCGTCCAGGGTCTGCCCACCACCTTCTTCTTTGACCGGGAGGGGCGCCTCGTCCTGCGGCACATGGGGGAGCTCTCCGAGGCCCTCCTTATGGACTACCTCAGGGCCCTGCGCTGA
- a CDS encoding SpoVR family protein has product MNLWDWAERLRARAEEAGLSFPPVVFEEVDAEEMAMLAAYGGFPRRYPHWRWGSEYLRYRELYRYGLGRIYELVVNTEPVYAYLLKGNTPLAQKLVMAHVYAHADFFRNNLAFRPIPKDMLNEMAHHAAYVERAMERHGARAVEEFLDLALSLENLIDPHAPYIRRLEKEAPPPQGRLRVRPYLEPYVNPPPEPPREAEEGASPRPLPPRPTRDLLGFLARHAPLAPWQRALLEIVREESLYYAPQAATKVMNEGWATFWHTRLLLPLLDPEEALEFAELQAGLLAPQGFNPYRLGYLLFQEIEERWDKGRFGEEYDRLPLGERLRYERPRGEGRAKLFQVRTVYTDLGFLEEFLTPEFALRRGLIAPKDLDRFQEAKRHLLFRLTNAGYPIVWLLDANYKNRGELLLEHAYEGVGLDLRRTQAVLANLHRLWGRPVHLRTVLKGKPALLTYDGEHRLGTP; this is encoded by the coding sequence ATGAACCTCTGGGACTGGGCCGAACGCCTGCGGGCCCGGGCGGAGGAGGCGGGCCTCTCCTTCCCCCCGGTGGTCTTTGAGGAGGTGGACGCGGAGGAGATGGCCATGCTGGCCGCCTACGGGGGGTTTCCCCGCCGCTACCCCCATTGGCGCTGGGGGAGCGAGTACCTCCGCTACCGGGAGCTGTACCGCTATGGCCTGGGCCGGATCTACGAGCTGGTGGTCAACACCGAGCCCGTCTACGCCTACCTCCTCAAGGGGAACACCCCCCTGGCCCAGAAGCTGGTCATGGCCCACGTCTACGCCCACGCGGACTTCTTCCGGAACAACCTGGCCTTCCGGCCCATCCCCAAGGACATGCTGAACGAGATGGCCCACCACGCGGCCTACGTGGAGCGGGCCATGGAGCGGCACGGGGCGCGGGCGGTGGAGGAGTTCTTGGACCTGGCCCTCTCCCTGGAAAACCTCATAGACCCCCACGCCCCCTACATCCGGCGCCTCGAGAAGGAGGCCCCACCCCCCCAGGGCCGCCTCCGGGTCCGCCCCTACCTGGAGCCCTACGTGAACCCTCCCCCCGAGCCGCCCCGGGAGGCGGAGGAGGGGGCGAGCCCCAGACCCCTTCCCCCGAGGCCCACCCGGGACCTTCTGGGCTTCCTGGCCCGGCACGCCCCCCTGGCCCCCTGGCAGCGGGCTCTCCTGGAGATCGTCCGCGAGGAAAGCCTCTACTACGCTCCCCAGGCGGCCACCAAGGTGATGAACGAAGGCTGGGCCACCTTCTGGCACACCCGCCTCCTCCTCCCCCTCCTGGACCCGGAGGAGGCCCTGGAGTTCGCCGAGCTCCAGGCCGGCCTCCTGGCCCCCCAGGGGTTCAACCCCTACCGGCTGGGCTACCTCCTCTTCCAAGAGATTGAGGAGCGGTGGGACAAGGGGCGCTTCGGCGAGGAGTACGACCGCCTCCCCCTGGGGGAGAGGCTCCGCTACGAGCGCCCCCGGGGGGAAGGGCGGGCCAAGCTCTTCCAGGTGCGGACCGTCTACACGGACCTGGGCTTCCTCGAGGAGTTCCTCACCCCAGAGTTCGCCCTAAGGCGCGGCCTCATCGCCCCAAAGGACCTGGATCGCTTCCAGGAGGCCAAGCGCCACCTCCTCTTCCGCCTCACCAATGCGGGGTACCCCATCGTCTGGCTCCTGGACGCCAACTACAAGAACCGGGGGGAGCTCCTCCTGGAACACGCCTACGAGGGGGTGGGGCTGGACCTAAGGCGGACCCAGGCGGTCCTGGCCAACCTGCACCGGCTCTGGGGGCGGCCCGTCCACCTGAGGACCGTCCTGAAAGGAAAGCCCGCCCTCCTCACCTACGACGGGGAGCACCGGCTGGGCACGCCCTGA
- a CDS encoding DUF444 family protein — MRPIERDLERFKAIVRGEVKKRAREFLTREELLGQLEGRLVSIPLPQLELPKIVYGEPLEEGLGLGPGGEGLGPGGHVPVAELELEEFLDLMGEALRLPRLRPKGEGEVTQEALRHTTIARKGPRGLRHVRRTLKESLKRALLTGEYREEDPRLVPEREDLRYKAPKAKPQPHAQAVVVFALDVSGSMREEELRLVKTLAYWITAWIRRHFPRLERRYLLHDAEAWEVPEEEFFRAREGGGTRLSSALLLAEEVLKAYPEAFYNRYLYHFSDGENWPGDTEKALEALGRLLPSLALYGYAQVQPPGREGSFLYELQTLREGSEALATAELSGPESLPRALRRLLGGEG; from the coding sequence GTGAGGCCGATTGAACGCGACCTGGAGCGCTTCAAGGCCATCGTCCGGGGGGAGGTCAAAAAGAGGGCGCGGGAGTTCCTCACCCGGGAGGAGCTCCTGGGCCAACTGGAAGGCCGCCTGGTCTCCATCCCCCTGCCCCAGCTGGAGCTCCCCAAGATCGTCTACGGGGAGCCCCTGGAGGAAGGGCTCGGCCTGGGCCCCGGGGGGGAGGGGCTGGGGCCCGGGGGGCACGTCCCGGTGGCGGAGCTGGAGCTCGAGGAGTTCCTGGACCTCATGGGGGAGGCCCTCCGCCTCCCCCGGCTCCGCCCCAAGGGAGAGGGGGAGGTGACCCAGGAGGCCCTCCGCCACACCACCATCGCCCGCAAGGGGCCGAGGGGCCTCCGCCACGTGCGGCGCACCCTCAAGGAAAGCCTCAAGCGGGCCCTCCTGACCGGGGAGTACCGGGAGGAGGACCCCCGTCTGGTCCCCGAGCGGGAGGACCTCCGCTACAAGGCCCCCAAGGCCAAGCCCCAGCCCCACGCCCAGGCGGTGGTGGTCTTCGCCCTGGACGTCTCGGGGAGCATGCGGGAGGAGGAGCTCAGGCTGGTCAAGACCCTGGCCTACTGGATCACCGCCTGGATCCGGCGCCACTTCCCCCGGCTGGAAAGGCGCTACCTCCTGCACGACGCCGAGGCCTGGGAGGTACCGGAGGAGGAGTTCTTCCGGGCGCGGGAGGGCGGGGGGACCCGGCTTTCCAGCGCCCTCCTGCTGGCGGAGGAGGTCCTGAAGGCCTACCCCGAGGCCTTCTACAACCGCTACCTCTACCACTTCTCCGACGGGGAGAACTGGCCGGGGGACACGGAGAAGGCCCTGGAGGCCCTGGGCCGCCTTCTTCCCAGCCTCGCCCTCTACGGCTACGCCCAGGTCCAGCCCCCGGGCCGGGAGGGGAGTTTCCTGTATGAACTCCAAACCCTCCGGGAAGGCTCGGAGGCCCTGGCCACCGCGGAGCTTTCCGGCCCGGAGAGCCTCCCCCGCGCCCTGAGGCGGCTTCTGGGAGGGGAGGGATGA
- a CDS encoding serine/threonine protein kinase, with the protein MRELEFIRARQDLEAYRKLHWEGSFADYLRLLKEDPRPLRTSFQRVHDMILAHGVEEYTLFREKLLHYRFFDDPFEGKDAVFGLDKPLMRLVATLKAAAHRLGPERRILLLHGPVGSAKSTIARLLKKGLEAYSRTEEGRLYTFYWKTEEGPLLCPMHEEPLHLLPPDLREEFLEELRALHPDYPYPLEVEGDLCPVCRFQLREALARHGGDLAAVLEEEVGVRRLVLSEKDRVGIGTFQPKDEKNQDSTELTGDINYRKVALYGSDSDPRAFNFDGELNVANRGLVEFIEILKLDVAFLYDLLTASQEHKIKSKKFAQTDIDEIILGHSVAGWTPILYRYRGKPGWTTLEGLYARFGERPDGLEVLAYDPGVREARWTRVLGLYRHPFQGELLTSAQKWGVVETTPNHSLYDREGRVFYPEEGREMLAIRRLPVPLAPLPRVVDVAEGVPGFATEEELALALGTRRLTRSVPPGYARLSLPRHATAVKARYHLPEEGEELKALLTVLVWYATEGHSNARNGGIVLSSANREELERVKAAYERVTDAKGYIHSGSKWDSAWRLYLGAEAIRVLAEHHCGKGAAHKRLPDFLFVLPRPYLEHAWEELLKTDGSRALSQEQRKGSEEYQRRYGEFKTISPLLAAQVGVLLSLLGYDYSVYLYPRPGRPPAYRVRYVSGEGKPGGRHKRYTHRLLRRPAQGEMVYDIACEGLHNFVCGVGSVVCHNTNEPEYRKLQANEYMEALRDRTIKIDVPYILRVSDEVRIYQRDFARAKKHIAPHTLEMAATWAVLTRLEPPKRAGLTLMQKLKLYDGKLLPGWTEEAVRELMAEAKREGLEGISPRYIQDKISNVLVTTEEPCINPFMVLNELEEGLKHHSLISDERTRERYRALLEEVKGEYAEIVKNEVQRAIAADEEALNRLFHNYIDHVKAYVLGEKVKNPYTGAPEPPNERLMRSVEERIDIPESRKDDFRREIMNYIGALALEGRTFTYRDNERLRRALEMKLFEDQKDTIRLSALVSGVVDPETQARIDLVKGRLIRDYGYCEHCAAGVLEFAASIFARGETR; encoded by the coding sequence ATGCGCGAGCTGGAGTTCATCCGCGCCCGGCAGGACCTCGAGGCCTACCGCAAGCTCCACTGGGAGGGGTCCTTCGCCGACTACCTGCGGCTTCTCAAGGAGGACCCGCGGCCCCTCAGGACCAGCTTTCAGCGGGTCCACGACATGATCCTCGCCCACGGGGTGGAGGAGTACACCCTCTTCCGGGAGAAGCTCCTCCACTACCGCTTCTTTGACGACCCCTTTGAGGGGAAGGACGCGGTCTTCGGCCTGGACAAGCCCTTGATGCGCCTGGTGGCCACCTTAAAGGCCGCCGCCCACCGTCTGGGGCCCGAGCGGCGCATCCTCCTCCTGCACGGCCCCGTGGGCTCGGCCAAGAGCACCATCGCCCGGCTCCTGAAGAAGGGCCTCGAGGCCTACAGCCGCACGGAGGAAGGGAGGCTCTACACCTTCTACTGGAAGACGGAGGAAGGCCCCCTCCTCTGCCCCATGCACGAGGAGCCCCTCCACCTCCTCCCCCCCGATCTCCGGGAGGAGTTTTTGGAGGAGCTCAGGGCCCTCCACCCCGACTACCCCTACCCCCTCGAGGTGGAGGGGGACCTCTGCCCGGTCTGCCGCTTCCAGCTGCGGGAGGCCCTGGCCCGGCACGGGGGGGACCTGGCCGCCGTCTTGGAGGAGGAGGTGGGGGTGCGGCGGCTGGTCCTTTCGGAGAAGGACCGGGTGGGGATCGGCACCTTCCAGCCCAAGGACGAGAAGAACCAGGACTCCACCGAGCTCACCGGGGACATCAACTACCGCAAGGTGGCCCTCTACGGCTCCGACTCCGACCCCCGGGCCTTCAACTTTGACGGGGAGCTCAACGTGGCTAACCGGGGCCTGGTGGAGTTCATTGAAATCCTCAAGCTGGACGTGGCCTTCCTCTACGACCTCCTGACGGCGAGCCAGGAGCACAAGATCAAGTCCAAAAAGTTCGCCCAGACGGACATAGACGAGATCATCCTGGGCCATAGCGTGGCGGGCTGGACCCCCATCCTGTACCGGTATCGGGGGAAGCCCGGCTGGACCACCCTGGAAGGGCTCTACGCCCGCTTCGGAGAAAGGCCGGACGGCCTGGAGGTCCTGGCCTACGACCCCGGGGTCCGGGAGGCCCGCTGGACCCGGGTCCTGGGCCTCTACCGCCACCCCTTCCAGGGGGAGCTCCTTACCTCGGCCCAGAAGTGGGGCGTGGTGGAGACCACCCCCAACCACTCCCTCTACGACCGGGAGGGCCGGGTCTTCTACCCCGAGGAGGGCCGGGAAATGCTGGCCATAAGGCGGCTCCCCGTGCCCCTCGCCCCCTTGCCCCGGGTGGTGGACGTGGCGGAAGGGGTTCCCGGCTTCGCCACGGAAGAAGAGTTGGCCCTGGCCCTGGGCACCCGCCGCCTGACCCGTTCCGTCCCGCCGGGGTACGCCCGCCTCTCCCTCCCCCGGCACGCCACCGCCGTCAAGGCCCGCTACCACCTACCAGAGGAGGGGGAGGAGCTTAAAGCCCTGCTCACCGTACTGGTCTGGTACGCCACGGAAGGACATAGCAACGCCCGCAACGGGGGCATCGTCCTGTCCTCGGCCAACAGGGAGGAGCTGGAGCGGGTCAAGGCCGCCTACGAACGGGTTACCGACGCCAAGGGCTACATCCACTCGGGCTCCAAGTGGGACTCCGCCTGGCGCCTCTACCTGGGTGCCGAGGCCATCCGCGTCCTGGCGGAACACCACTGCGGCAAGGGGGCGGCCCACAAGCGCCTTCCCGACTTCCTCTTTGTCCTCCCCCGGCCCTACCTGGAGCACGCCTGGGAAGAGCTCTTGAAAACCGACGGGTCCCGGGCCCTCAGCCAGGAGCAGCGCAAGGGCTCGGAGGAGTACCAGAGGCGCTACGGGGAGTTCAAGACCATCTCTCCCCTCCTGGCCGCCCAGGTGGGGGTCCTCCTGAGCCTCCTGGGGTACGATTACAGCGTCTACCTCTACCCGAGGCCGGGCAGGCCCCCCGCCTACCGGGTCCGCTACGTATCCGGGGAAGGGAAGCCGGGTGGGAGGCATAAGCGCTACACCCACCGCCTCCTCCGCCGCCCTGCCCAAGGGGAGATGGTCTACGACATCGCCTGCGAGGGGCTTCACAACTTCGTCTGCGGCGTGGGAAGCGTGGTCTGCCACAACACCAACGAGCCCGAGTACCGCAAGCTCCAGGCCAACGAGTACATGGAAGCCCTGCGCGACCGCACCATCAAGATAGACGTCCCCTACATCCTCCGGGTCTCCGACGAGGTGCGGATCTACCAGCGGGACTTCGCCCGGGCTAAGAAGCACATCGCCCCTCACACCCTGGAGATGGCCGCCACCTGGGCCGTTCTCACCCGCCTCGAGCCCCCCAAGCGGGCGGGGCTCACCCTGATGCAGAAGCTCAAGCTCTACGACGGGAAGCTCCTCCCGGGCTGGACGGAGGAGGCGGTGCGGGAGCTGATGGCCGAGGCCAAGCGGGAGGGCCTGGAGGGGATCAGCCCCCGGTACATCCAGGACAAGATCTCCAACGTCCTGGTGACCACCGAGGAGCCCTGCATCAACCCCTTCATGGTGCTGAACGAGCTGGAGGAGGGCCTGAAGCACCACTCCCTCATCAGCGACGAGAGGACCCGGGAGCGGTACCGGGCCCTTTTGGAGGAGGTCAAGGGGGAGTACGCGGAGATCGTCAAGAACGAGGTGCAGCGGGCCATCGCCGCGGACGAGGAGGCCCTGAACCGGCTCTTCCACAACTACATAGACCACGTGAAGGCCTACGTCCTGGGGGAAAAGGTGAAGAACCCCTACACCGGGGCCCCCGAGCCCCCCAACGAGCGGCTCATGCGCTCGGTGGAGGAAAGGATAGACATCCCCGAGTCCCGCAAGGACGATTTCCGCCGGGAGATCATGAACTACATCGGGGCCCTGGCCCTGGAGGGGCGGACCTTCACCTACCGGGACAACGAGCGCCTGCGCCGGGCCCTGGAGATGAAGCTCTTTGAGGACCAGAAGGACACCATCCGGCTTTCCGCCCTGGTCTCGGGGGTGGTGGACCCGGAGACCCAGGCCCGGATTGACCTGGTCAAGGGCCGGCTCATCCGGGACTACGGCTACTGCGAGCACTGCGCCGCCGGGGTCCTGGAGTTCGCCGCCTCCATCTTCGCCCGGGGGGAGACGCGGTGA